In one window of Candidatus Omnitrophota bacterium DNA:
- the topA gene encoding type I DNA topoisomerase, giving the protein MIKICVNGKDIQADDGITVAGLISDLKADVKYAAVELNLNILDRSKYDSVKLKEGDKVEIILPVGGGKGGALVIVESPAKAKTIEKFLGKGYTVRSSMGHVIDLPMRKMGIDIENNFTPTYKVIAKKKKLLSELKAEAKDKDTIYIATDPDREGEAIGWHLAGYLGKNKEVKRVVFHEITKKAILEAFDNPAEIDIKLVNAQQARRVLDRIVGYSLSPLLWKKITRGLSAGRVQSVAVKLIVDREREIQAFVAVEYWELEAELKKKKDKKSFFAQLDKINDAKAEVKDKASSDKILAELSGAKYTVKDIKETEKRLNPQAPFTTSKMQQESFNKLHYRAGKTMKIAQQLYEGLDIGTEGTVGLITYMRTDSVKVAFSAIEEARFYIKDKFGKDYLPPEANVYKSKKAAQEAHEAIRPSSAAREPDAIKQYLTPDQYKLYKLIWAKFIASQMRPAVMSVVSIDIEAEKCLFRASGSTVIFPGFKAAYDDEEEEKDKKKAYIPKLAIGDTVDLIKLDPTRHFTKPPPRFTDASLVKALEEDGIGRPSTYAPTIETVVARNYVRREGSALWPTELGTVVNDLLTQSFPVIIDEEFTAKMEEELDEIEEGKVEWAQALKDFYGPFSRWLSKAQVEMKDVKKDVEELDEVCEKCGRKMIIKWGRRGRFKSCSGFPECKNAKPLVTTGIKCPEPGCDGELVERRSRRGAFYGCSRFPTCRHVENKPKPSQEGEVQSPAGDKPKPQQSEEGAQSLSSDREKPPQEPQP; this is encoded by the coding sequence ATGATAAAGATATGCGTGAACGGAAAAGATATCCAGGCCGATGACGGCATTACTGTCGCCGGGCTCATCTCGGACCTTAAGGCCGACGTGAAATACGCGGCCGTCGAATTGAACCTCAATATACTCGACAGGTCGAAATATGATTCCGTGAAACTTAAAGAAGGCGACAAGGTCGAGATAATCCTGCCTGTAGGCGGCGGCAAGGGCGGTGCCCTGGTTATAGTCGAGTCGCCGGCAAAAGCCAAAACGATAGAAAAATTCCTCGGTAAAGGTTACACCGTCCGCTCATCCATGGGCCACGTCATCGACCTGCCCATGCGAAAGATGGGCATTGACATAGAGAATAATTTCACGCCTACCTATAAAGTGATCGCTAAAAAGAAAAAATTGCTCAGCGAGTTGAAGGCCGAAGCGAAGGACAAAGACACCATTTATATCGCGACCGACCCTGACCGCGAAGGCGAAGCGATAGGCTGGCACCTGGCCGGGTATCTCGGGAAGAACAAAGAGGTCAAGAGGGTCGTATTCCACGAGATAACGAAGAAGGCGATACTCGAAGCTTTCGATAATCCCGCCGAGATAGATATCAAGCTGGTAAATGCCCAGCAGGCCCGTCGCGTCCTCGACAGGATAGTCGGCTACTCTTTAAGCCCGCTCCTCTGGAAGAAGATAACGCGCGGATTGAGCGCGGGAAGGGTCCAGTCGGTCGCGGTGAAACTCATCGTCGACCGCGAGCGCGAGATACAGGCGTTCGTCGCGGTTGAATATTGGGAACTCGAAGCGGAACTCAAGAAGAAAAAAGATAAGAAATCCTTTTTCGCGCAGCTGGATAAGATCAATGACGCGAAGGCCGAGGTTAAAGATAAAGCGTCTTCGGATAAGATACTTGCGGAGCTCTCAGGCGCGAAATATACGGTAAAGGATATAAAGGAAACCGAGAAGAGGCTGAATCCTCAGGCCCCTTTCACTACCTCGAAGATGCAGCAGGAATCCTTCAATAAACTGCATTACAGGGCCGGGAAGACGATGAAGATAGCCCAACAACTCTACGAAGGCCTCGATATCGGGACCGAGGGCACCGTTGGCCTCATCACTTACATGAGGACCGACTCGGTAAAAGTAGCGTTCTCCGCGATAGAGGAAGCAAGGTTCTACATAAAAGACAAGTTCGGGAAGGATTATCTCCCTCCCGAAGCGAATGTATATAAGTCCAAAAAAGCCGCGCAAGAAGCCCACGAGGCGATCCGGCCGTCCTCGGCCGCCAGGGAGCCGGACGCGATAAAGCAGTATCTCACGCCCGACCAGTATAAATTATACAAATTGATATGGGCGAAATTCATCGCCAGCCAGATGAGGCCTGCGGTCATGTCTGTCGTATCCATAGACATAGAGGCGGAAAAGTGCCTGTTCAGGGCTTCGGGCTCGACTGTAATATTCCCCGGCTTTAAGGCCGCGTATGACGATGAAGAGGAAGAGAAGGACAAAAAGAAGGCATATATACCGAAACTCGCGATAGGCGATACGGTCGACCTTATAAAACTCGACCCGACCCGGCATTTCACGAAACCGCCGCCAAGATTTACCGACGCCTCGCTGGTAAAAGCGCTCGAGGAAGACGGCATCGGCCGCCCTTCCACTTACGCGCCCACCATCGAGACGGTCGTCGCCCGCAATTACGTCAGGCGAGAAGGCTCGGCGCTATGGCCTACGGAATTGGGCACGGTCGTCAATGACCTTCTCACCCAAAGCTTCCCGGTCATTATTGACGAGGAATTCACCGCCAAGATGGAAGAAGAGCTCGATGAGATAGAAGAAGGCAAAGTCGAGTGGGCGCAAGCCCTCAAGGATTTCTACGGGCCTTTTTCGCGGTGGCTCTCAAAGGCCCAGGTCGAGATGAAAGACGTCAAGAAAGACGTCGAGGAGCTCGATGAGGTCTGCGAGAAGTGCGGACGGAAGATGATAATAAAGTGGGGCAGGCGCGGCAGGTTCAAGAGCTGTTCAGGATTTCCAGAATGCAAGAACGCCAAACCTTTGGTCACGACCGGTATAAAGTGCCCGGAGCCGGGATGCGACGGCGAGCTCGTAGAGCGCAGGTCGCGCCGCGGCGCGTTCTATGGCTGTTCCCGTTTCCCCACCTGCCGCCACGTAGAGAACAAGCCGAAGCCTTCGCAAGAAGGCGAGGTGCAGTCCCCCGCAGGGGATAAACCCAAGCCCCAGCAATCAGAGGAAGGGGCGCAGTCCCTGTCCTCAGACAGGGAGAAGCCGCCCCAGGAGCCGCAGCCTTGA
- a CDS encoding shikimate kinase, with product MKNIILVGFMGAGKTAVGKTLARLLKRKFVDLDEKIEEREGMPISEIFTKKGEQYFRKAEREVVKKASLFTGLVTATGGGAVIDKENVVNLRSNGILFYLDASPTKILERTKGHTHRPLLNVSDPEEKISELLAKRAEFYAQADHRIDTNNLSVDEVAEKIISLLKEDGAIS from the coding sequence ATGAAAAACATAATATTAGTCGGATTCATGGGTGCAGGCAAGACGGCGGTCGGAAAGACCCTTGCCAGATTACTCAAGAGGAAATTCGTTGACCTCGATGAGAAGATCGAGGAGCGCGAAGGTATGCCCATCAGCGAGATATTTACCAAGAAAGGTGAGCAGTATTTCAGGAAAGCCGAAAGGGAGGTTGTGAAAAAGGCCTCCTTGTTTACGGGCCTGGTTACCGCCACCGGCGGAGGCGCCGTTATCGACAAAGAAAATGTCGTTAATTTGAGATCTAACGGCATCTTATTCTATCTTGACGCATCGCCGACAAAGATCCTGGAAAGAACAAAAGGCCACACCCACCGGCCTTTGCTCAATGTAAGCGATCCCGAGGAAAAGATCTCCGAGCTGTTAGCGAAACGCGCGGAATTTTATGCTCAGGCTGACCACAGGATAGATACAAACAACTTGAGCGTCGATGAAGTCGCGGAAAAAATAATATCCCTGCTTAAAGAAGATGGGGCGATCTCTTAA
- the lpxK gene encoding tetraacyldisaccharide 4'-kinase — protein MSEKIRRYFYSLMTDEAQGPAAATLKLLLYVLSFDYASVLAVTRLLLKRRIVRSYRPKCRVISVGNITLGGTGKTPLTMEIARRFREKGKKVVILTRGYMKDRDTGMADEAEVFKSSLDGVPVLVGRDRIASAKEAEEKYAPDIILLDDGFQHLRLKRDVDVVAVSSDNPFGNGKLIPRGILREPVSALKRAHIIVVTKVLPEEASQGRAEILKDRIRDVNPDAAIFNASYEPRRLYDAMGDAEAPIDCLNNKSVALLCAIGDPASFEDSVVSLGANIAAAYFFMDHHIFSSREIGRIAAECKGKGIDTIVTTEKDLPRIKQAGAADPGLGVKMLALAVEIKINDEEHFFGGLDPIFIRKA, from the coding sequence ATGAGCGAGAAGATCAGGCGGTATTTTTATTCGTTGATGACCGATGAGGCGCAAGGCCCCGCAGCCGCGACGCTTAAGCTGCTCCTTTACGTGCTGTCATTTGACTACGCCTCTGTTTTAGCGGTCACGAGGCTCCTTTTGAAGAGGAGGATCGTCAGGTCTTATCGTCCCAAATGCAGGGTAATAAGCGTCGGGAATATAACGCTGGGCGGGACAGGCAAGACCCCTTTGACCATGGAGATCGCGCGTAGATTCAGGGAAAAAGGGAAGAAGGTCGTGATACTGACGCGAGGTTACATGAAGGACAGGGATACGGGCATGGCCGACGAAGCCGAGGTCTTCAAGAGCTCGCTTGACGGCGTCCCGGTCCTCGTGGGGCGCGACAGGATAGCGTCCGCAAAAGAGGCCGAGGAGAAATACGCGCCGGATATTATTTTGCTTGACGATGGTTTCCAGCACCTGAGGCTCAAGAGGGACGTCGATGTGGTCGCGGTCAGTTCGGACAACCCTTTCGGCAACGGGAAATTGATCCCGAGGGGCATACTCAGGGAGCCGGTCTCGGCGCTTAAGAGGGCCCATATCATCGTAGTGACCAAGGTCCTCCCGGAAGAGGCAAGCCAGGGCAGGGCGGAGATATTGAAAGACAGAATAAGGGATGTCAACCCCGATGCGGCGATATTTAACGCCTCATACGAGCCGCGGCGCCTTTATGACGCGATGGGGGACGCTGAGGCCCCGATCGATTGCCTGAATAACAAGTCGGTCGCGCTCTTATGCGCGATAGGCGACCCTGCTTCTTTTGAGGATAGCGTGGTCTCGCTCGGGGCGAATATTGCCGCGGCGTATTTTTTCATGGACCACCATATCTTTTCTTCGCGCGAGATCGGCAGGATCGCCGCGGAGTGCAAGGGCAAGGGAATAGATACGATAGTAACGACCGAGAAAGACCTGCCGCGTATAAAACAGGCCGGCGCGGCGGATCCCGGTTTGGGCGTGAAGATGCTGGCTCTGGCGGTGGAAATAAAAATAAATGATGAGGAGCACTTTTTTGGCGGACTGGATCCTATATTTATTCGTAAGGCTTGA
- a CDS encoding 3-deoxy-D-manno-octulosonic acid transferase, which produces MLYDLFFIIFSVFYLPYFLLSGKWRSFSRQRLGIFDNETLSRIKGSGAVWLHAVSVGEVMASVPLYEELRRILPGSKIIVSTVTATGNKIARERFKDAAAIIYLPLDMSCITDSVVKLIRPGLVLIAETEIWPNLITSLKKNGAKIVIFNGRVSPNSFRNYGMVRPLLKGVLQKIDLYLMQFQADADRIISLGAPVENVKATGNLKYDAALMRRAGDAPDVLRKNLGLEGGEKLLIAGSTNPGEEEKILHCYKELAEEFPELRLLIAPRHTDRTGSVAGLVRGAGFTPRLISSPGAGAPGNGEVLILDVMGRLAHLYAAADIVFIGGSLINKGGQNPLEAACHSKVVLFGPYTHNFEEITNDLISARGAVKVGDEAELVASLRVLLENDAERRKMGENARRTLESKAGAAKKDFDLIKPFLGRI; this is translated from the coding sequence ATGCTCTACGACCTGTTTTTTATAATATTTTCCGTCTTTTATCTCCCGTATTTTTTGCTCTCAGGCAAATGGCGGAGTTTCAGCCGCCAGCGGCTCGGGATCTTTGACAACGAAACACTTTCAAGGATAAAAGGCTCAGGGGCTGTATGGCTGCACGCCGTTTCGGTGGGCGAGGTGATGGCGAGCGTCCCGCTTTATGAGGAGTTGAGAAGGATCCTCCCGGGCAGTAAGATAATCGTCTCGACGGTCACCGCTACCGGCAATAAAATAGCCCGCGAAAGGTTCAAAGACGCTGCCGCGATAATATACCTGCCGCTCGACATGAGCTGTATAACGGACAGTGTCGTGAAACTGATAAGGCCCGGGCTTGTTCTCATCGCCGAGACCGAGATATGGCCGAACCTGATAACCTCTTTGAAAAAGAACGGCGCAAAAATAGTGATATTCAATGGCAGGGTCTCACCCAACTCGTTCAGGAACTACGGCATGGTAAGGCCGCTGCTTAAGGGTGTGCTGCAAAAAATAGACCTTTACCTTATGCAGTTCCAGGCCGACGCCGACAGGATCATCTCCCTTGGCGCGCCCGTAGAGAACGTCAAGGCAACCGGGAACCTGAAATATGACGCGGCTTTGATGAGGCGCGCGGGCGACGCCCCGGATGTTTTAAGGAAAAATCTGGGTTTGGAAGGCGGAGAGAAATTATTGATCGCGGGCTCGACCAACCCCGGCGAAGAAGAGAAGATATTGCACTGTTATAAGGAGCTGGCGGAGGAATTTCCCGAGTTGAGGCTGCTCATCGCGCCGAGGCATACGGATAGGACCGGCAGCGTGGCCGGCCTTGTCAGGGGGGCCGGATTTACGCCGCGGCTCATCTCGAGCCCGGGGGCAGGGGCGCCGGGAAACGGAGAGGTATTGATATTGGATGTGATGGGCAGGCTCGCCCATCTCTACGCCGCCGCCGATATCGTCTTCATCGGAGGGAGCCTGATAAATAAAGGCGGGCAGAACCCCCTCGAGGCCGCGTGCCATTCGAAAGTAGTGCTATTCGGCCCGTATACGCATAATTTTGAGGAGATAACGAACGACCTCATCTCGGCGAGAGGGGCAGTGAAGGTCGGTGACGAAGCTGAGCTAGTCGCCTCGCTGCGCGTCCTGCTAGAGAATGATGCCGAGAGGCGCAAGATGGGCGAGAACGCGAGGCGGACGCTGGAGTCTAAGGCCGGCGCCGCTAAAAAAGATTTCGATCTTATCAAACCGTTTCTTGGAAGGATATGA
- a CDS encoding ELM1/GtrOC1 family putative glycosyltransferase, whose product MADWILYLFVRLEAFVFRLLPLKLSLWIARRFGSLIYYTMGRRKTVAYANLRAAFRGRYTPSQANRIIKEIYQNLAQSYIELLKFPQFDEDYVSKYIRVEGLDKVRSAAKEEDRGVIFLTAHFGNWELCSLTGSTFGFKMNVLVRFQKLKRLNDYLNKMRGSKGANVIFKDDAIEEITDALRRKETVGILSDQDGGKRGEFVDFLGRPASTPKGAANFSLRTGASIFPVVIIRQKGPYHTVMIEDDISVLQSEDIKKDIHEILQRFANKLAGYIEKYPGQWLWLHKRWKSTPARYVLVLSDGRAGHLKQSRALANKIRKARMERGFSAEDTAIETLEVKFRSGLARTVFDIGSLLGMGLHSLSFCFPEEVYANLRAAYADYVVSCGASLAGVNLAFKRELGSKAVVIMKPNMYNIKDFSLSVIPVHDKAGDYGNAVFTKGAVTDLDKNSLREYGEKLKRHAVVNRGRVIGVLLGGDSKSYAFEKELAVEVVDRVMEAAGDIEADVLITTSRRTPRAVEFALKERYGKSERVKLLLIANDNNFEGAVEGILALSDVIVVSGESVAMVTEAVSSGKPVAVFMPQKINKFSGTKQEVSVRNLEKEGLLAVSAPADISGDIKHLINHKQADILSGDMGAIRAGLDKIL is encoded by the coding sequence TTGGCGGACTGGATCCTATATTTATTCGTAAGGCTTGAGGCGTTCGTATTCCGCCTGCTTCCGCTTAAGCTTTCACTCTGGATAGCAAGGCGGTTCGGGAGCCTCATATATTATACGATGGGCAGGCGCAAGACCGTAGCTTACGCCAACCTGCGCGCCGCGTTCAGGGGCAGATATACGCCTTCGCAGGCGAACCGCATAATAAAAGAAATATACCAGAACCTCGCGCAGTCCTATATAGAACTCCTGAAGTTCCCGCAGTTCGATGAGGATTACGTTAGCAAATACATCAGAGTGGAAGGCCTCGATAAGGTAAGGAGCGCGGCAAAGGAGGAGGACAGGGGCGTCATCTTCCTTACCGCCCATTTCGGCAACTGGGAACTGTGTTCCTTGACGGGTTCTACCTTCGGATTCAAGATGAACGTCCTTGTCCGTTTCCAAAAACTTAAGAGGCTCAACGATTACCTGAATAAGATGCGCGGTTCGAAAGGCGCGAACGTCATATTCAAGGACGACGCAATAGAAGAGATAACAGACGCCTTGAGGAGAAAGGAAACGGTCGGGATATTGTCCGACCAGGACGGCGGAAAACGCGGGGAATTCGTGGATTTTCTCGGGCGGCCCGCATCCACGCCTAAGGGAGCGGCTAATTTTTCCCTGAGGACCGGAGCCTCGATCTTCCCGGTCGTCATAATACGGCAAAAAGGCCCGTATCATACGGTAATGATCGAGGATGATATCTCTGTCCTCCAGTCGGAAGATATAAAGAAGGATATACACGAAATACTCCAGAGGTTCGCGAATAAGCTCGCGGGCTATATTGAGAAATACCCCGGGCAATGGCTATGGCTGCACAAGCGCTGGAAATCAACCCCGGCCAGGTATGTCCTCGTGTTAAGCGACGGAAGGGCGGGTCATCTCAAGCAATCCCGCGCCCTCGCCAATAAGATCAGGAAAGCCCGCATGGAAAGAGGTTTTTCCGCGGAAGATACGGCGATAGAGACGCTTGAGGTAAAATTCAGGAGCGGTCTCGCGAGGACGGTCTTCGACATAGGTTCACTCCTTGGCATGGGCCTTCACAGCCTCTCGTTCTGTTTCCCGGAAGAAGTTTATGCCAACCTGAGGGCCGCCTATGCCGATTATGTGGTATCATGCGGCGCATCGCTCGCCGGCGTTAACCTCGCTTTCAAGAGAGAGCTCGGCTCAAAGGCCGTGGTCATCATGAAGCCGAATATGTACAACATAAAGGATTTTAGCCTCAGCGTTATCCCGGTCCACGACAAAGCCGGGGATTACGGTAATGCCGTCTTCACCAAGGGGGCGGTGACCGACCTTGATAAAAATTCCCTGCGCGAATACGGCGAGAAACTGAAAAGACATGCCGTCGTGAACAGGGGCAGGGTCATCGGCGTGCTGCTGGGCGGAGATTCCAAGTCTTACGCGTTCGAGAAAGAATTGGCGGTGGAGGTGGTAGACCGGGTCATGGAGGCAGCCGGAGATATCGAAGCCGACGTGCTCATCACGACCTCGAGGAGGACTCCGAGGGCGGTCGAATTCGCGCTGAAGGAACGTTACGGCAAATCGGAAAGGGTCAAGCTCCTACTGATCGCGAACGATAATAATTTCGAAGGGGCGGTGGAAGGGATCCTCGCGCTGTCGGATGTGATCGTCGTTTCCGGCGAGTCGGTCGCGATGGTGACCGAAGCCGTGAGTTCCGGGAAACCCGTAGCGGTATTCATGCCGCAAAAAATAAATAAATTTTCGGGGACGAAACAGGAAGTTTCCGTACGCAACCTGGAAAAGGAGGGACTGCTCGCGGTGTCGGCCCCGGCGGATATAAGCGGCGATATCAAACACCTGATAAACCACAAGCAGGCCGATATATTAAGCGGGGACATGGGGGCTATCCGGGCGGGGCTCGATAAGATACTATGA
- the dprA gene encoding DNA-processing protein DprA: protein MNEKELLIVLNCIPDIGFIRFNNLMRHFGAVEKIFSAAKAELAKVDQIGPKVSSAIISCDKDKILRDELKYIDRRNVKVISCLDKDYPMNLKDIYDPPIILYVKGELTAEDRYSIGIVGSRRASRYGLQTAERLGYELAARGMTVVSGLARGIDAAGHKGALKAKGRTIAVLGSGLANIYPEEHTGLAEEISKNGAVVSEFPMAMEPYKDNFPRRNRIISGLSLGVVVVEAAKNSGALITTDFALEQGKELFAVPGQARAATAAGTNMLIRQGARLVESADDVIEELGDVIRGHMKAERPEEPEHIPCGLGRQEEDVFVRLSGTPVNIDEIVDGTGLPVAEVMHSLTKLEIKGIIAQLPGKSYVRKS from the coding sequence ATGAACGAAAAAGAGCTTTTGATAGTCTTAAATTGTATTCCAGATATCGGTTTTATCAGATTCAACAATCTTATGCGGCATTTTGGAGCAGTTGAAAAGATATTTTCCGCCGCGAAGGCCGAATTGGCGAAAGTAGACCAGATAGGCCCGAAGGTTTCAAGTGCGATAATAAGTTGCGATAAAGATAAAATACTCAGGGACGAGTTGAAATATATCGATAGACGCAACGTCAAAGTAATCTCTTGTCTAGATAAAGATTACCCGATGAACCTGAAAGATATCTATGACCCTCCGATCATTCTTTACGTAAAAGGGGAATTGACAGCCGAGGACAGGTATTCGATAGGGATAGTCGGCTCAAGGCGCGCGAGCCGTTACGGCCTGCAGACCGCCGAGAGGCTGGGCTATGAATTGGCGGCGCGCGGCATGACCGTCGTCTCAGGATTGGCGCGCGGCATAGACGCGGCCGGACATAAGGGCGCGCTGAAAGCCAAAGGCAGGACCATAGCCGTGCTCGGCAGCGGCCTCGCTAATATATATCCGGAAGAGCATACGGGGTTGGCCGAAGAGATCTCAAAGAACGGCGCGGTCGTCTCGGAGTTCCCGATGGCGATGGAACCGTATAAGGATAATTTCCCGAGAAGGAACAGGATAATAAGCGGACTTTCGCTGGGCGTGGTAGTCGTGGAGGCCGCGAAGAATTCAGGCGCCTTGATTACAACGGATTTCGCGCTGGAGCAGGGGAAGGAGCTGTTCGCTGTCCCCGGGCAGGCGCGCGCGGCGACCGCGGCCGGGACGAATATGCTGATAAGGCAGGGCGCCAGACTCGTCGAGTCGGCCGATGATGTCATCGAGGAACTGGGCGATGTCATCAGAGGCCATATGAAGGCGGAAAGGCCGGAAGAGCCGGAGCATATTCCCTGCGGGCTGGGCCGGCAGGAAGAGGATGTATTCGTGAGATTAAGCGGGACACCCGTAAATATAGATGAGATAGTGGACGGGACAGGGCTTCCCGTCGCCGAAGTTATGCACAGCCTTACCAAGCTCGAGATCAAAGGCATCATCGCGCAGTTGCCCGGCAAATCGTACGTAAGGAAAAGTTGA
- the xerC gene encoding tyrosine recombinase XerC: MDRYVEKFIRYLEIERNASKHTLINYSVDLKSLSEFLKEEPIEKVDYVSLRRYLAHVKEQNLSKVSIARKIASIRSFFKFLFREGIIKNNPASSLSTPKRDKHLPKFLDEKEIVLLLESPDREGEVGLRDRAILETLYSTGIRVSELVGLNMDHIDQIGGIIKVFGKGKKERIVPIGERALQAIRDYLKARRPVTKDTKPRASMEVRDKALFFNKNGGRLTDRSIRRIINKYITKASIQQKISPHTLRHSFATHMLDHGADLRSVQELLGHANLSTTQIYTHITTERLKSAYTKAHPRA; encoded by the coding sequence ATAGACAGATATGTAGAGAAATTTATAAGATATCTTGAGATCGAGAGGAACGCCTCGAAGCATACCCTCATAAACTATTCGGTCGACCTCAAATCATTGAGTGAATTCCTTAAGGAAGAGCCGATAGAAAAGGTCGATTACGTTTCGCTGCGCAGGTACCTGGCGCATGTCAAGGAACAGAACCTGTCGAAGGTTTCTATCGCGCGCAAGATCGCCTCGATAAGGTCTTTTTTCAAGTTCCTCTTCAGGGAAGGGATAATAAAGAACAACCCGGCGTCGTCGCTTTCGACGCCTAAGCGGGACAAGCACCTCCCGAAGTTCCTGGACGAAAAAGAGATAGTCCTGCTCCTGGAATCGCCCGACAGGGAGGGCGAGGTGGGGCTCAGGGACAGGGCGATACTCGAGACGCTCTATTCGACCGGGATAAGGGTGAGCGAGCTCGTCGGCCTGAATATGGACCACATCGACCAGATAGGCGGGATCATAAAAGTGTTCGGCAAGGGCAAAAAAGAGAGGATCGTGCCGATAGGCGAGAGGGCGCTCCAGGCGATAAGGGATTATCTGAAGGCGAGGCGGCCGGTCACGAAGGATACGAAGCCCCGCGCTTCCATGGAAGTGCGGGACAAGGCGCTCTTCTTCAACAAGAACGGCGGCAGGCTCACCGACAGGTCGATAAGAAGGATAATAAATAAATATATAACGAAGGCGAGCATACAACAAAAGATATCGCCGCACACCCTGCGCCATTCGTTCGCTACGCATATGCTCGACCACGGCGCCGACTTGAGGAGCGTGCAGGAGCTTCTTGGCCACGCCAACCTCTCGACGACCCAGATCTATACCCATATAACTACCGAAAGGCTCAAGTCCGCGTATACGAAGGCGCACCCGCGGGCTTAA